One Candidatus Woesearchaeota archaeon genomic region harbors:
- a CDS encoding 4a-hydroxytetrahydrobiopterin dehydratase — protein sequence MDLQKKKCKPCEGGVPALSDLQAQRFLKMLKGWKLVSGRIERDYTFKDFVDASSWLERVKFLAEAEEHHPDIHWTWNKITLVLWTHAIHGLSENDFILAAKIDALGK from the coding sequence ATGGATCTTCAAAAAAAGAAATGCAAGCCCTGCGAAGGTGGTGTGCCAGCACTTTCTGATTTGCAAGCACAACGCTTTTTGAAAATGCTCAAAGGGTGGAAACTTGTTTCTGGACGAATTGAGAGAGATTATACATTCAAAGATTTTGTGGACGCGTCTTCTTGGCTTGAACGCGTGAAATTTCTCGCAGAAGCAGAAGAGCATCATCCGGATATTCATTGGACATGGAACAAGATTACCCTTGTTTTGTGGACGCACGCTATCCATGGGTTGAGCGAGAATGATTTTATTCTGGCTGCGAAGATTGACGCGTTGGGGAAGTGA
- a CDS encoding DEAD/DEAH box helicase encodes MKISDLEPIINHHLFAVLKKEKFQDLRPSQIKAINAGLFENKNLLVCTPTGSGKTLIAELAAMNCIYEKKGKAIYIVPLKSLASEKYQSFKQKYTDKKIALSIGDTDSSDSHLASYDIIMTTSEKLDSLIRHNAPWLKDIKVVIIDEIHLLNEQDRGPTLEIVITILRHILKNIQIIGLSATIGNPEELAEWLGANLVEDSWRPVELHHGTYLEGNIEFYKK; translated from the coding sequence ATGAAAATAAGCGATCTCGAACCAATCATCAACCATCATCTTTTTGCGGTCTTAAAAAAAGAAAAATTTCAAGACTTAAGACCATCGCAAATCAAAGCAATAAACGCGGGATTATTCGAAAACAAAAATCTTCTTGTCTGTACGCCAACGGGCTCAGGAAAAACATTAATTGCTGAACTTGCCGCGATGAATTGCATCTACGAAAAAAAAGGAAAAGCGATCTACATTGTTCCATTAAAATCATTGGCGTCAGAAAAGTATCAATCATTCAAACAAAAATATACAGACAAAAAAATTGCGTTATCTATTGGCGACACAGACAGCAGCGATAGTCATTTAGCGTCATACGACATCATCATGACGACATCAGAAAAATTAGACTCCTTAATCCGTCATAACGCGCCGTGGCTCAAAGACATTAAAGTGGTTATCATTGATGAGATTCATCTCCTCAACGAGCAAGACAGAGGACCAACATTAGAAATAGTCATCACGATTTTGCGTCACATTCTCAAAAACATCCAAATCATTGGTTTGAGCGCGACCATCGGGAATCCTGAAGAACTTGCGGAATGGTTAGGAGCAAATCTTGTAGAAGACAGTTGGCGTCCGGTGGAATTGCATCATGGAACGTATTTGGAAGGAAATATTGAATTTTATAAAAAATGA
- a CDS encoding alpha/beta fold hydrolase produces MNNISFQNKDGLTLRGFVYKPAFGSDTAILFLHGFPGHCSGTARRFCRVLSFFGYTTMSFDFSGSDTSDGKFSDKLMSKEVVDVKYAIDFLENKYGFKKLFLIGISTGAIDAALYAHADKRVSGVVLLSGVADLKRGVHYDFTAEEITDFKRKKYIVYDRLGKWYHGKKLKKAFYDEFFVLDIPRALKKLKKPLLIVHGSKDEAVPLLEAKDLYKTANEPKKLVVISGADHQFSSLWHGLQVLRHVVVFIRQH; encoded by the coding sequence ATGAACAATATTTCCTTTCAAAATAAAGATGGATTAACGCTTCGCGGTTTTGTTTACAAACCTGCTTTTGGTTCTGATACCGCTATCCTCTTTCTTCATGGCTTTCCAGGACATTGTTCTGGAACTGCACGACGATTTTGTCGCGTTCTTTCTTTTTTTGGATATACAACAATGAGTTTTGATTTTAGTGGCAGTGATACTTCCGATGGAAAATTCTCTGATAAATTAATGAGCAAAGAAGTTGTAGATGTAAAATATGCAATTGATTTTCTTGAGAATAAATATGGTTTTAAAAAACTGTTTTTGATTGGCATTTCCACTGGCGCAATTGATGCTGCATTGTATGCGCATGCTGATAAACGGGTGAGTGGCGTTGTGTTATTATCTGGTGTTGCTGATTTAAAACGCGGTGTTCATTATGACTTTACTGCTGAAGAGATTACTGATTTTAAGAGGAAGAAATATATTGTTTATGATCGTTTGGGAAAATGGTATCATGGCAAGAAATTGAAGAAAGCATTTTACGATGAATTCTTTGTTTTGGATATTCCTCGTGCTTTAAAGAAACTGAAAAAGCCCTTATTGATTGTTCATGGAAGCAAAGATGAAGCTGTTCCTCTTCTCGAAGCGAAGGATTTGTATAAAACTGCAAACGAACCAAAGAAATTAGTAGTGATTTCTGGCGCAGATCATCAGTTTTCGTCGTTGTGGCATGGATTGCAGGTGTTAAGACATGTTGTTGTATTCATTCGACAGCATTGA
- a CDS encoding PIN domain-containing protein → MTKYYFDTCIWRDYYENREDNFRPLGEWALLLIKSIEEDNGFILYSNLIVHELKKEYNETQIKELFSVTIKLREVPISKIQVQEARMINQIRKVGFADAMHVVLARDNNAILVTRDNHFIDLTDIAPIKKPEELL, encoded by the coding sequence ATGACAAAATATTATTTCGATACATGCATTTGGCGTGACTATTATGAAAACAGAGAAGATAATTTCAGACCACTTGGAGAGTGGGCACTTCTCTTAATAAAAAGCATTGAAGAAGATAATGGTTTTATTTTATATTCTAATCTTATCGTTCATGAACTGAAAAAGGAGTATAATGAAACTCAAATAAAAGAATTGTTTAGTGTAACAATAAAACTAAGGGAAGTACCTATATCAAAGATCCAAGTACAAGAAGCAAGAATGATCAACCAAATAAGAAAAGTAGGTTTTGCCGACGCAATGCACGTAGTTTTAGCGAGAGACAACAATGCAATTCTTGTTACAAGAGATAATCACTTTATCGATTTAACAGATATTGCTCCAATCAAAAAACCTGAAGAACTACTCTAA
- a CDS encoding PIN domain-containing protein, which produces MNSFFYDTYALFEIARGNPTYLPYSSNISIMTTHLQLMELYYSLLRSINKEQAEKYYDLFVSFAHPLDDDTIKEAMQFRLLHKNKGLSYVDCVGYIMAKQRGILFLTGDKEFEHLPGVEFVK; this is translated from the coding sequence ATGAACTCATTTTTTTATGACACCTATGCTTTATTTGAAATTGCTCGCGGAAATCCTACCTATCTGCCGTATTCATCCAACATAAGCATTATGACCACCCATTTGCAGTTGATGGAGTTGTATTACTCCCTTCTTCGCTCAATTAACAAAGAGCAGGCAGAGAAATATTATGATCTTTTTGTTTCTTTCGCGCATCCTCTTGATGATGATACTATAAAAGAAGCCATGCAGTTTCGTCTTCTTCATAAAAACAAAGGACTTTCTTACGTTGATTGCGTTGGTTATATCATGGCAAAACAGCGAGGAATTCTCTTTTTAACAGGAGATAAAGAATTTGAACATCTTCCTGGTGTGGAGTTTGTGAAGTAG